In the genome of Equus asinus isolate D_3611 breed Donkey chromosome 9, EquAss-T2T_v2, whole genome shotgun sequence, one region contains:
- the EFCAB9 gene encoding EF-hand calcium-binding domain-containing protein 9, with product MDCFPPCFKIFAIRASLFQHSSSEAEFSLRLQAARAFGLKSARMKLKEGSFLWYLYLDKLYCLLSVRNVKALVDYFHLLDVHRKNTLNDVLFYHFLHHVTTLTRRQINIVFNMLDWSAMGEIGFDQFYMLVCILLARENQLEEQFIFRHSRPVFELLDLDGELKIGADNFHMYNFLFNIKRQELRELYHDFDITGDRLLNYKEFKLFTMFSMDKYQERQKAEKEKEKDKDKDKVLLKKKRSHQVNMSPNTSFWNKWIRK from the exons ATGGACTGTTTCCCGCCATGTTTTAAGATCTTTGCTATCAGAGCTTCTCTCTTCCAACATTCTAGTTCCGAGGCAGAATTCTCTCTTCGACTTCAGGCTGCCAGAGCCTTCGGCTTAAAGAGCGCCAGGATGAAACTGAAGGAAGGGTCGTTTCTGTGGTACCTCTATCTGGACAAACTGTACTGCCTGTTATCCGTGAGGAACGTGAAGGCCCTGGTGGACTACTTCCACCTTCTGGATGTGCACCGCAAGAACACCCTGAATG ATGTGCTGTTCTATCACTTCCTTCACCATGTGACTACCTTGACACGGAGACAGATCAACATTGTGTTTAACATGCTGGACTGGAGTGCGATGGGTGAGATTGGTTTTGACCAGTTCTACATGCTGGTCTGCATACTGCTGGCACGAGAG AACCAGCTGGAAGAACAATTTATCTTCCGCCATTCCCGGCCCGTTTTTGAGCTGCTGGACCTAGATGGGGAGCTGAAAATTGGTGCGGACAACTTCCATATGTACAACTTTCTCTTCAACATTAAGAGACAGGAACTCAGAGAGCTCTACCATGACTTTGACATCACTGGTGACCGT CTTCTTAATTACAAGGAATTTAAGCTGTTTACTATGTTCTCCATGGACAAATACCaagagaggcagaaagcagagaaagagaaagagaaagacaaagacaaagacaaagttCTGCTCAAAAAGAAAAGGTCACATCAAGTTAACATGAGCCCAAACACGTCTTTTTGGAATAAATGGATCAGGAAGTAG